A stretch of DNA from Montipora foliosa isolate CH-2021 chromosome 4, ASM3666993v2, whole genome shotgun sequence:
ccccccttcccaTTCTTCCTCCATGACCCTCAATGAGGAGATACCGAGTTCGAATCCTACTTAGGCTGCCTTCTGTGAAAAGTGTCTACGATGCGAAAAAATCTTACTCATGCGCAGCCAAATCGTGACCCCCCCAAAAGTCCAAAGTCCAAAAACGGTCGAACAAAGTAATGGAGACAATTTGAAGCCAAGGGAGACTTCATTGCATAACTTGCAATGTCTTCTGTTGGCCGGTAGTTAAAAGTTCTTTTGACAGATAAATTTAGCTCGATCAGTCTTAACCATGTTTCTCAAATTCAATTAGATTACGAATACCACTCCATGGCCACACTGATAAATGTGTGGGCCCGAGAGTTTCCTGGGGACCGCTTCTCAAACGTTCCCAAAAGTTTTCGTGTCGGAAAAGTCATTCGTGAAACTGCTAACCGCAAGCTTTGGAAAGCCGATTTTTTCaccatgttttcaaggcaacaaaaagcaaagcCAGACTGTGGAGTTTGGCGACTtgaagtggtactatgatcaaatttttaccccttgatttcttgagtgtatcacatagaattccatgaaagaacaaaaacgccatttaccgtttgcaaatacctgcactagttctggagatatttaagtaaatattgaaaaatgggtaaaatatgtaaatgagatgactgatgatgtcatacactcaacccaatattatattgagtatataaatagggCTACCTTGGCCagtttgcagcgcagaccattgaaaattggtagtctaatagttctacaggaaacacacctatgactataaaaaatgctgttcccatggcaactcactcttttccagtccccacccacttgatttcaatatgttagtgattttcagcttgaaaaatgttaaacaaggccacaaactcgagctgacatatttatatgcttgctggatcatgcgtatgaagtgctgttagcaaatatcaaaatggaatgccaaaggtggccagaaaagcttttaatatgggggaggtctggaacccagtatgatgccatggtaacagaactgttaagctcatattgtggagaacatttagtagaatcgtactgcaaaaaatcaaaaatttctgattcaaactggctgagatatctcttcatcatatttgaacaaaattcgattgagtgtatgacgtcatcacttggctaatttgcatattttaacaactcgaatatctctggaacgaaaagagataaaaagaaaggaaaggaaaggaaaggaaaggaaaggaaaggaactttatttaagtgtctagtcgttctagtgctggagcgctaattggggacactgtaaactgaaatgaacaatgaaagtaatataataaatatttgaaaaaagtaaacagcatttttcttctcacacagactacttgtttatgtttcagaattgcttagataggaaagatgcgattttcgtcagagtaccccttgAAATCCTTTCTGTTCCAGATGGAATTGTGACACTCGAAAATGGCCAGAAAAGTTAGGcgacgttcgagaaacgggccctagaACTCCCCACAAATACTAAATTTTGATTATCTTAGCCAGTGATGTTGGAGCTGGTCCACATCTTTTATCTGACGGTCTTGGAGCACAATATCGATGAGTAGCTTTTAATCCCTGCTCGATGCATTCCTGCTTTTCCTCATCTTTGCCATCGTTGCAACAGTAAGAACACTTTTGGCAGTCACGAGTTAAACTGCGGTAGAAATATCCTTGGATACAAGTCCCACTGCAAACTGTGTCAGACTCACCGGTGCAATTCTTGTTGACTATTTCATGCTCTGCACATTTATGACATGATTTGCACCCGCTGTAATCATACGCTTCTGAAAACGTCTTTCCATAGACACATTTTTCGCAGTGAATGTCAGTCGGTGGATATGTTATATGTTCTCCACAATTTGGGTACAATCCCCAACCAGGGTGGCACAGTGAACAATGTAAACAGTCTTTAAAGCTACCATTTGGCCAGGTGACATAAAAAAAGTTTGGCTCACACTGTTGAATGCACTCAATCAAACCCtaagaaagaaaagaataaaCTTAGATAAACTAAATTGGTTAGGTAACAACCCATTTTCTAATGCATATAGTTtgcattaaattaaaaatagaatAGATTGTAACCTGAGCAGTACTTGTTCAAAACCTGATTAGCACCAATAAATTGAGGTAAACTTCCATGGTAACGTGTTAAACTTGCTCTTGTCACAATCCTCAATACAAGTCCTCAATACAAGGAATGATTGAttgagttgccagtaatcgtTTTCCCCTTTATACGCAGAGGTTTCTGGGATCGCTatggggcaaacattgcaagtcgctaCAAGAAAATGCATGGCGGAAACTTatttcgacgtccaaaaaatgattttagagagagatcaacgcttttttcgacacaGATTTATCCcaaatcgatttgggcaatgttgatacgtggcaaatgtaagtttttgtttgaataaccgtgaaatatgagataaaatttactcgggttatatggaggtatatctatgacaaaattcaatgatcagtatttgaaatgaaatcgtccaaatcatgaatgcatcaatccaaagctgaatggtaacaagccgattctgcaaatggccatcacggaaagagaCGTAACAcagagaggcataacgcaaataggcataacgcaaatagccataacatAAAGAGGAataacgcaaagaggcataacgtAGAAAGGGATAATGCAGCAAAGCATAACGCAAAAGGCATAAGGTACTCCGTAAATAATTTCAGCTCTAAAAAAACGTCAATTGATTGTTCAAGGGAAAGAACATATAATCGCTATCGAACTTTTTTGTCCTGTTTAAGTTATGCCTCTGCGTTATGGCTCTGCGTTATACCTCATTGCGTTACCCTTTTTGCGCTATGGCCATTTGCGTTATGCGTCATTGCGTCATGCCTTTTCGCGTGATGCCTACTTGCGTTTTGCCTGTTcccgttatggctatttgcgtgaTGCCTATTTGCGTTATGACTGTATGctttatggctatttgcgttatggcttTTTGCGGTATTCctctctgcgttatgcctctttccgtgatgaccatttgcagaatcggctagttgccattcagctttagattgatgcattcatgattaggacgattttatttcaaatactgacaattgaattttgtcatagacaTACCTCCATAGGGTTAACCTTGCTCGGGTGAGGATCCGTAAGGTTTATTGCTGTTTATTGTGAAATTAACATTTCGTCATGGTCTCGAAATATGACAAAATTAGGTACAATCCCTTTTAGCTGTGTTTACGTGTATCTAGGCTGTTTTCTTATTAGTTACGTCTTGCGTGAACGAATTATGGCTTCTGGAAATATACCTCCTCAAAGGAGAGAAGACGTTGTTAGAGGAAATGGAAATTATTTTTACAGAGCTATTGCTCTTTGGAGGGATGAAATGAGCGATGAGAAACATGAGGAAACCTGTTTGATTGAGAAAATTCCAACGGTTTTTGTATTGCTAGCGAGGATTAACTAACCACGGTTCTAAACAACTCCATTTATTACACCAGCTTTCTGTCAGTCGCTGTACTTTTCACAAGGGAGGTTGAATAGggttcaaaatctaaattacagcaAATCGCGTTAGTGATATGAAAAACAGTTATCCCTTATAATCAAGCaaagatatttacccagtgGTATCTCACAGTTTCTCTCAATTCCTCTTACTAGCAAGTGACTTAAGTTGCGTAATCATGTctatgacgtcacctaacaaatTCTAATCACGGATTGTTGGCGATACACTC
This window harbors:
- the LOC138001104 gene encoding CD27 antigen-like, whose amino-acid sequence is MEGLIECIQQCEPNFFYVTWPNGSFKDCLHCSLCHPGWGLYPNCGEHITYPPTDIHCEKCVYGKTFSEAYDYSGCKSCHKCAEHEIVNKNCTGESDTVCSGTCIQGYFYRSLTRDCQKCSYCCNDGKDEEKQECIEQGLKATHRYCAPRPSDKRCGPAPTSLAKIIKI